A single genomic interval of Pseudomonas sp. FeN3W harbors:
- the rbfA gene encoding 30S ribosome-binding factor RbfA, producing the protein MAKEFSRTQRIGDQMQRELALLIQREIKDPRLGLVTITAVDVSRDLSHAKIFITIMGQDDDQEAIKGNLRILNDAAGFLRMQLGKSMKLRTVPQLHFNYDASIRRGVELSSLIERAVAEDRKHSDERGE; encoded by the coding sequence ATGGCCAAAGAATTCAGTCGTACCCAGCGTATTGGCGATCAGATGCAGCGCGAACTGGCGCTGCTCATCCAGCGCGAGATCAAGGATCCGCGCCTGGGTCTGGTCACCATCACCGCTGTCGACGTCAGTCGTGATCTGTCCCACGCGAAGATCTTCATCACCATCATGGGGCAGGACGACGATCAGGAAGCAATCAAGGGCAACCTGCGCATCCTTAACGACGCCGCCGGCTTCCTGCGCATGCAGCTCGGGAAGAGCATGAAGCTGCGTACTGTTCCGCAACTGCATTTCAACTACGACGCCAGCATTCGTCGTGGTGTCGAGTTGAGCTCGCTGATCGAACGCGCGGTGGCCGAAGATCGCAAGCACAGCGACGAGCGCGGAGAATAA
- the truB gene encoding tRNA pseudouridine(55) synthase TruB: protein MAQVKRVRRNVSGIILLDKPRGFTSNAALQKVRWLLNAEKAGHTGSLDPLATGVLPLCFGEATKFSQYLLDADKAYETVMQLGVTTTTADAEGEVLERKPVAVTIEQLEALLPQFRGDILQVPPMYSALKRDGQPLYKLARAGEVVEREPRSVNIARLELLSLDGDKARLAVTCSKGTYIRTLVEDIGQLLGCGAHVAELRRTQAGPFDLSQTVTLETLERLHGEGGAESLDGLLQPVDSGLEHWPLLQLSEHSAYYWLHGQPVRAPEAPKYGMVRVQDNNGRFIGIGEVSEDGRIAPRRLIRSE from the coding sequence GTGGCACAGGTCAAGCGCGTACGCCGCAACGTCAGCGGCATCATCCTGCTCGACAAGCCGCGAGGATTCACCTCCAATGCGGCGCTGCAGAAGGTCCGCTGGTTGCTCAATGCGGAAAAGGCCGGGCATACCGGAAGTCTCGACCCGCTCGCCACGGGCGTGCTGCCGTTGTGCTTCGGCGAGGCCACCAAGTTCTCGCAGTACCTGCTGGACGCGGACAAGGCCTACGAGACGGTCATGCAGCTAGGTGTCACCACGACCACCGCCGATGCCGAAGGCGAGGTCCTGGAGCGCAAGCCGGTAGCGGTCACCATCGAGCAGTTGGAGGCACTGTTGCCGCAGTTTCGTGGCGACATCCTGCAGGTGCCGCCGATGTATTCGGCTCTCAAGCGAGACGGCCAGCCGTTGTACAAGCTGGCGCGTGCCGGAGAGGTGGTGGAGCGCGAGCCGCGTTCTGTTAATATTGCGCGCCTGGAGTTGCTATCGCTCGATGGCGACAAGGCGCGACTGGCCGTTACCTGCAGCAAGGGCACCTATATCCGCACCCTGGTCGAAGACATCGGTCAGTTGCTTGGTTGTGGTGCGCACGTCGCCGAGCTGCGGCGAACCCAGGCCGGGCCGTTCGACCTGTCGCAGACGGTGACGCTCGAGACTCTCGAGCGGCTGCATGGCGAGGGTGGCGCCGAGTCACTGGATGGGCTCTTGCAGCCGGTGGACAGCGGGCTGGAACACTGGCCGCTGTTGCAGCTGTCCGAGCACAGTGCCTATTACTGGCTACATGGACAGCCGGTGCGAGCGCCGGAAGCTCCCAAGTACGGCATGGTGCGTGTGCAAGATAACAACGGTCGCTTCATCGGCATCGGTGAAGTGAGCGAAGACGGGCGCATCGCGCCACGTCGGTTGATTCGGTCGGAATGA
- the rpsO gene encoding 30S ribosomal protein S15 produces the protein MALSVEEKAQIVNEYKQAEGDTGSPEVQVALLTANINKLQDHFKANGKDHHSRRGLIRMVNQRRKLLDYLKGKDTTRYSTLIGRLGLRR, from the coding sequence ATGGCACTGAGCGTTGAAGAAAAAGCCCAGATCGTTAACGAGTACAAGCAAGCTGAAGGCGATACCGGTTCTCCGGAAGTGCAGGTAGCCCTGCTGACCGCCAACATCAACAAGCTGCAGGACCACTTCAAGGCCAACGGCAAAGATCACCACTCGCGTCGTGGTCTGATCCGCATGGTTAACCAGCGCCGCAAGCTGCTGGATTACCTGAAGGGTAAGGACACCACTCGTTACAGCACCCTGATCGGTCGTCTGGGTCTGCGTCGCTAA